One Fusarium oxysporum f. sp. lycopersici 4287 chromosome 8, whole genome shotgun sequence genomic region harbors:
- a CDS encoding ATP-binding cassette, subfamily G (WHITE), member 2, PDR: MSALYGINANNDATAARQGAPGAGSTGNNVPAADKHTDDEAINEKPSSSPADTLGKDEEDEDSEMERRTSIVQALARSYSHASGTHPNGQNPFQAGEDSPLNPNSPNFNAREWAKSVVELVHQDGAGFRSAGVCYQNLNVYGYGGASDYQGDVANVWLSLSDLVGRVTGRKRQRIDILRNFDGVVHKGEMLVVLGPPGAGCSTTLKTIAGELNGIYVDEGSYFNYQGMTAKEMHSHHRGEAIYTAEIDVHFPMLSVGDTLTFAARARQPRQLPQGLNRNDFADHLRDVVMAMFGISHTVNTRVGNEYIRGVSGGERKRVTISEAALSGAPLQCWDNSTRGLDSANAIEFCKTLRLQTELFNNTAVVSIYQSPQSAYDLFDKATVIYEGRQIFFGRADAAKQYFINLGFECPARQTTPDFLTSMTAPNERIFATAWRNSAEYKALQAEIEDYKVAHPINGPDAEAFRASKQAQQAKRQRVKSPYTLSYSQQIQLCLWRGWLRLKGDPGITVGSLIGNFVMALIIGSVFYNLDETSSSFFQRGALLFFAVLMNAFASALEILALYAQRPIVEKHSRYALYHPSAEAISSMLCDMPYKIANTIVFNITLYFMTNLKREPGAFFFFILMSFVVVLVMSMIFRTIASATRSLFQALVPAAILILDLVIFTGFVIPKRYMLGWCKWLYWIDPIAYAFEAVVVNEFHNRDYTCNEFVPNPSVPGYADVASENRVCSAVGAEPGRAAVNGDRYAELQFGYRWENRWRNFGIVIAWIVLFTFTYMVAAELVSEKKSKGEVLVYRRGHKPAAVANAEKKHSDPEAAMAHIGPVVTAERTRSRTNKDGGMLQEQTSVFQWHDVCYEVKIKDETRKILDHVDGWVKPGTLTALMGVSGAGKTTLLDCLADRTSMGVITGEMLVDGNPRDMSFQRKTGYVQQQDLHLQTSTVREALNFSALLRQPAHVPRQEKLDYVEQVIKLLDMEEYADAVVGVPGEGLNVEQRKRLTIGVELAAKPPLLLFVDEPTSGLDSQTSWAILDLLEKLTNAGQAILCTIHQPSAMLFQRFDRLLFLAKGGKTVYFGDIGENSKTMTSYFERYGGHACPPEANPAEWMLEVIGAAPGSHTELDWFQTWRDSPEYQEVQAELERIKREKQGVEDTDVDDGSYREFAAPFMVQLKEVLFRVFQQYWRTPVYIYSKAALCSLVALFIGFVFFRAPNSIQGLQNQMFAIFNLLTIFGQLVQQSMPQFVIQRSLYEVRERPSKVYSWKIFMLAQIIVELPWNSLMAVIMFFGWYYPVGLYNNAADAGQTTERGALMFLLLLAFLIFTATFSTMIIAGFETAEGGANVANLLFMLCLIFCGVLAPKGTLPGFWKFMYYVSPFTYLVGGMLATGVANTEVTCASNELVPITPPNGSTCTEYMGDYIKAVGGYFVDPDATSNCEFCTVQYTNTYLAGVNIDYADRWRNFGLLWVYIIFNMGAALFIYWLARMPKKSFKKKTTKKE; the protein is encoded by the exons ATGTCGGCGCTCTACGGGATCAACGCTAATAACGACGCCACTGCTGCAAGGCAGGGTGCTCCAGGCGCAGGCTCAACTGGTAACAATGTGCCTGCTGCTGACAAGCACACCGACGACGAAGCGATCAACGAGAAgccctcatcatcacctgCCGACACTTTGGGtaaagatgaggaagacgaagattCAGAGATGGAGCGAAGAACCTCTATTGTTCAGGCCCTCGCTCGCTCTTATTCACATGCCTCTGGCACTCACCCCAATGGACAGAATCCTTTCCAGGCCGGCGAGGATTCACCTCTTAACCCCAACTCTCCCAACTTTAACGCTCGCGAATGGGCAAAGTCTGTCGTGGAATTAGTTCACCAGGACGGCGCTGGTTTCCGATCTGCTGGTGTTTGCTACCAGAACCTCAATGTTTACGGTTATGGTGGTGCTAGCGATTACCAGGGCGATGTCGCAAACGTGTGGCTCTCTCTGAGCGACCTCGTCGGAAGAGTCACTGGTCGCAAGCGACAGCGCATTGATATCTTGCGCAactttgatggtgttgtgcACAAGGGCGAAATGCTTGTCGTCCTTGGACCTCCTGGTGCTGGTTGCTCCACCACGCTCAAGACCATCGCTGGTGAACTCAACGGTATCTACGTCGATGAGGGGTCTTACTTCAACTACCAAG GTATGACCGCCAAGGAGATGCACTCCCACCACCGCGGTGAGGCTATCTACACCGCCGAGATTGATGTTCACTTCCCTATGCTGTCTGTTGGCGATACCCTCACATTCGCTGCCCGAGCTCGACAGCCCCGTCAGCTTCCCCAGGGCTTGAACAGAAACGACTTTGCCGATCACCTCCGAGATGTCGTCATGGCTATGTTTGGTATTTCTCACACCGTCAATACCCGCGTTGGTAACGAGTACATCCGTGGTGTCTCGGGTGGTGAGCGCAAGCGTGTTACCATTTCTGAGGCAGCTTTGTCTGGTGCTCCTCTGCAGTGCTGGGATAACTCAACTCGAGGTCTCGACTCCGCCAACGCCATCGAATTCTGCAAGACTCTTCGTCTTCAAACCGAGCTTTTCAACAACACCGCTGTTGTGTCCATCTACCAATCGCCTCAGAGTGCTTATGACCTGTTTGACAAGGCCACCGTCATCTACGAAGGTCGACAAATCTTCTTTGGCCGCGCTGACGCTGCTAAGCAGTACTTTATTAACCTGGGTTTCGAGTGCCCTGCTCGCCAGACCACCCCTGATTTCCTTACTTCCATGACTGCTCCTAACGAGCGAATT TTTGCTACCGCTTGGAGAAACAGCGCCGAGTACAAGGCTCTGCaggctgagattgaggaCTACAAGGTCGCTCACCCAATTAACGGCCCCGACGCCGAGGCTTTCCGTGCTTCTAAGCAGGCTCAGCAGGCTAAGCGACAGCGCGTCAAGTCTCCCTACACTCTCTCCTACTCCCAGCAGATTCAGCTTTGTTTGTGGCGTGGATGGCTGCGACTCAAGGGTGATCCGGGTATCACTGTTGGCTCTCTTATTGGTAACTTCGTTATGGCTCTTATTATCGGTTCCGTCTTCTACAACCTGGATGAAACTTCAAGCAGTTTCTTCCAGCGTGGTGCTCTCCTGTTCTTTGCTGTTTTGATGAACGCTTTCGCAAGTGCTCTCGAG ATTCTGGCCCTGTACGCGCAACGTCCAATTGTTGAAAAACATAGTCGTTATGCATTATATCATCCGTCTGCAGAAGCTATATCTTCGATGCTGTGCGACATGCCGTACAAAATCGCCAATACGATCGTTTTCAACATTACGCTTTATTTCATGACAAACCTCAAACGCGAGCCAggggccttcttcttcttcattctcatgTCTTTCGTTGTGGTTTTGGTCATGTCCATGATCTTCCGTACCATTGCGTCTGCTACTCGTAGTTTGTTCCAGGCTCTTGTCCCCGCCGCCATTCTCATTCTGGATCTTGTCATCTTTACTGGTTTCGTCATTCCAAAGCGTTATATGCTTGGATGGTGCAAATGGCTATACTGGATCGACCCAATCGCCTATGCTTTCGAGGCTGTCGTCGTCAACGAATTCCACAACCGAGACTACACTTGCAACGAGTTCGTTCCTAACCCTTCGGTTCCCGGATATGCCGATGTTGCATCGGAGAACCGTGTATGCAGTGCTGTTGGTGCTGAACCTGGACGAGCTGCAGTGAACGGTGACCGCTACGCCGAGCTGCAGTTTGGATACAGATGGGAGAACCGCTGGCGCAACTTTGGTATCGTTATCGCATGGATCGTTCTCTTCACTTTCACCTACATGGTTGCTGCTGAACTCGTTTCCGAGAAGAAGTCCAAGGGTGAAGTCTTGGTCTACCGACGCGGTCACAAGCCTGCTGCCGTTGCcaatgctgagaagaagcatAGCGACCCTGAGGCTGCTATGGCTCACATTGGTCCCGTTGTCACTGCTGAACGCACTCGAAGCCGAACCAACAAGGATGGCGGTATGCTCCAGGAACAGACCTCAGTCTTCCAGTGGCATGATGTTTGCTATgaggtcaagatcaaggacgAAACCCGTAAAATTTTGGATCACGTCGATGGTTGGGTCAAACCTGGTACCCTGACAGCCCTTATGGGTGTTTCTGGTGCTGGTAAAACCACTCTGCTTGATTGTTTGGCCGACCGTACTTCTATGGGTGTTATCACAGGCGAGATGTTGGTCGATGGTAACCCTCGAGACATGTCCTTCCAGCGCAAGACCGGTTATGTTCAGCAACAGGATCTCCATCTTCAGACCTCGACAGTCCGAGAGGCCCTCAACTTTAGTGCCCTCCTGCGCCAGCCCGCTCACGTCCCCAGGCAGGAGAAGCTCGACTATGTGGAACAGGTtatcaagcttctcgatATGGAAGAATATGCCGATGCCGTGGTTGGTGTTCCTGGTGAAGGTCTCAACGTCGAGCAACGTAAGCGTCTTACTATCGGTGTCGAACTTGCTGCCAAGCCTCCTCTGCTGCTCTTCGTCGACGAGCCTACATCTGGTCTCGATTCTCAAACCTCTTGGGCCATtttggatcttcttgagaagttgacaaACGCCGGCCAAGCCATTCTCTGCACTATTCATCAGCCCTCTGCCATGTTGTTCCAACGTTTCGATCGACTCCTGTTCCTGGCTAAGGGTGGCAAGACTGTCTACTTTGGTGATATCGGCGAGAACTCCAAGACCATGACCAGCTACTTTGAGCGTTACGGTGGACACGCCTGCCCCCCTGAGGCTAACCCTGCTGAATGGATGTTGGAAGTTATTGGTGCTGCTCCCGGATCTCACACCGAACTCGACTGGTTCCAGACCTGGCGCGACAGCCCCGAATATCAGGAAGTCCAGGCCGAACTCGAGCGTATCAAGCGTGAGAAGCAGGGTGTTGAGGATACCGACGTCGATGACGGTAGCTACCGCGAGTTCGCTGCTCCCTTCATGGTCCAACTCAAGGAAGTCCTCTTCCGTGTTTTCCAACAGTACTGGCGTACTCCCGTTTACATCTACTCCAAGGCTGCTCTCTGCTCTCTCGTCGCTCTCTTCATCGGTTTCGTCTTCTTCCGAGCCCCCAACAGTATTCAGGGTCTTCAGAACCAGATGttcgccatcttcaacttgcTCACTATCTTCGGTCAACTAGTACAACAGTCTATGCCTCAATTTGTCATTCAGCGTTCCCTCTACGAGGTTCGTGAGCGTCCTTCCAAGGTCTACTCGTGGAAGATCTTCATGCTGGCGCAGATTATCGTTGAATTGCCTTGGAATAGTTTGATGGCTGTTATCATGTTCTTTGGCTGGTACTACCCTGTCGGTCTTTACAACAACGCTGCTGACGCCGGTCAAACTACCGAACGCGGTGCCCTTATGTTCTTGTTACTGTTGGCTTTCCTCATCTTTACCGCTACTTTCTCGACTATGATCATTGCTGGATTCGAAACAGCTGAGGGTGGTGCCAACGTTGCTAACCTGCTGTTCATGCTCTGCCTGATTTTCTGTGGTGTCCTCGCTCCCAAGGGAACTCTGCCCGGCTTCTGGAAGTTCATGTACTACGTGTCCCCGTTCACATATCTAGTCGGAGGCATGTTAGCAACAGGTGTCGCCAATACGGAAGTCACCTGCGCCAGCAACGAACTCGTACCCATCACACCACCCAACGGTTCAACCTGTACTGAGTACATGGGTGACTATATCAAGGCTGTCGGCGGTTACTTCGTTGACCCCGATGCCACCTCCAACTGCGAGTTCTGCACTGTCCAGTACACCAACACATACCTCGCCGGCGTCAACATCGACTATGCCGACCGATGGCGCAACTTTGGTCTTCTGTGGGTgtacatcatcttcaacatgggTGCTGCGCTGTTCATCTACTGGCTTGCGCGTATGCCTaagaagagcttcaagaagaagaccaccaagaaggagtaa